One window of Trifolium pratense cultivar HEN17-A07 linkage group LG5, ARS_RC_1.1, whole genome shotgun sequence genomic DNA carries:
- the LOC123886548 gene encoding uncharacterized protein LOC123886548 has product MAVGTQTAIINAPEHLKCKLLSGTFKDAALRWYMNLPKNSIESYADFQKKFIHQFAGSKHVKVTSTSLFSICQNHAESLRDYLARFSEATIKVSNPNQEMFVAAFHNGLRVGHFNESLAQKPASSMQEINKIAECYIKGEESNAEKRQRYAKEKEYVNRNGKAPDHQRQRYGGQQEASWERCQGNPYYQLPRREVKDYPSFKEYTPLNKAKVHVLKEILATDLDNFPPSRDRGALMGPDSDAWCAYHHCRGHSTEKCFRLRDLIEEFIKSGHLRKFIEDAAQGRVVVPKVPRPEPRDSSEGREEPPKARVSINTIAGGFSGGGESNSTRKRFVRRAISETYLIRHPPFPSIPE; this is encoded by the coding sequence ATGGCGGTAGGCACGCAAACTGCCATAATAAATGCCCCAGAGCATTTAAAGTGCAAATTGTTGTCTGGAACATTCAAAGACGCAGCGTTACGCTGGTACATGAATCTTCCAAAAAATTCTATTGAAAGTTATGCTGACTTCCAAAAGAAATTCATCCATCAATTTGCTGGATCAAAACAtgtgaaagtcacatcaactAGCCTCTTTTCAATTTGCCAAAACCACGCAGAGTCATTGCGTGATTACTTGGCTAGATTTAGCGAAGCCACCATAAAGGTTTCGAATCCTAACCAAGAAATGTTCGTAGCGGCTTTTCACAACGGGCTAAGGGTGGGACACTTCAATGAATCCTTAGCCCAAAAGCCTGCATCTTCGATGCAAGAAATAAACAAGATAGCAGAATGTTATATCAAGGGAGAAGAAAGTAACGCAGAGAAGAGGCAGAGATATGCCAAGGAAAAAGAATACGTCAACCGTAACGGAAAGGCTCCTGACCATCAGCGACAAAGGTATGGAGGCCAACAAGAGGCGTCATGGGAAAGATGCCAGGGAAACCCTTATTACCAACTACCAAGGCGCGAAGTCAAAGACTATCCCTCCTTCAAGGAGTACACGCCTTTGAACAAAGCCAAAGTGCATGTATTGAAGGAAATTCTCGCCACCGATTTAGATAACTTTCCTCCCTCTAGGGATAGAGGCGCTTTGATGGGACCTGACAGTGATGCTTGGTGCGCCTATCATCATTGTAGAGGGCACTCGACGGAGAAGTGTTTTCGACTAAGAGATCTTATCGAGGAGTTTATTAAAAGCGGTCACTTGAGAAAGTTTATCGAGGATGCGGCACAAGGGCGAGTCGTTGTGCCAAAGGTTCCTAGGCCAGAACCGCGGGATTCATCAGAGGGTAGAGAAGAACCGCCCAAAGCGAGAGTCTCCATCAACACTATTGCTGGAGGATTTTCAGGAGGAGGCGAATCAAATTCTACTAGGAAGCGGTTTGTTCGACGCGCCATCTCTGAAACATACCTTATCAGGCACCCACCTTTCCCATCTATTCCTGAATGA